In one Bactrocera tryoni isolate S06 chromosome 5, CSIRO_BtryS06_freeze2, whole genome shotgun sequence genomic region, the following are encoded:
- the LOC120778310 gene encoding acyl-CoA-binding protein homolog, which yields MDFNTATEKAKAFTKRPTDEEFLEFYGLYKQATVGDVNVERPGALDLKGKAKWDSWNKHKGLSKEEAEKAYIATYEKYAPKYA from the exons ATGGAT TTCAACACCGCCACCGAAAAAGCGAAAGCCTTCACCAAGCGCCCAACCGATGAAGAGTTCTTGGAATTCTACGGTCTCTACAAGCAAGCCACCGTTGGTGATGTGAACGTTGAGCGCCCTGGTGCATTGGACTTGAAGGGCAAGGCTAAATGGGATTCATGGAACAAACACAAGGGTCTGTCCAAGGAAGAGGCAGAGAAGGCTTACATTGCCACCTATGAGAAGTATGCACCCAAATATGCCTAA